ATCGCAATATCGAGAAGATGTTTAGTCGCATCTATAAGCCTGCGTTTATCTTCAGTAATCTCGCCGATAGCGACAGTAACAGCAGCATCTCCACAATAACCATCAAGCTTGGCGCCGAAATCAATGCTCAGGATATCGCCGTTCTTAAGTACAGCGGTCTCGGAAGGAATTCCGTGGACGACCTGCTCATTTATCGAGGCGCAAATTGCGCTCGGAAACGGCGCCGGAGCATAAGGACTGCGTACTCCTTTAAACAAAGCCGTTGCCCCGGCTTCGGTTGTAATCTGCGAAGCCATGCTGTCCAGCCAGCCGGTAGTTACTCCCGGTTCTGCAACCTCTTGTAATTTTAAAAGAACATCGGCTACAACAACACCTGCTTTACGAATCAGCTCAATCTCTCTTCGGCTGCGAAGCGTTATAGCCATTTAATTCCGTATCTCGCCTCATACTTTATTTCCGGCGAGAGCATCCAAATTCTCGAACAATAAAGCGGTCACACTGCCGGCTTCTTCATTGGCATCGAAGTCATAAACAGTGTTGTTCTTTCTATAGTAATCCACCACCGGTTCTGTCTGCCGGTGATACGTCTTAAGCCGATTCTTAACCACTTCAAGACCGTCATCCGCCCTTTGAACAAGGGCGGTGCCATCTCTATCACATTTTCCTTCGACCTTAGGCTTCAGGTTTTCAATGTGATAAACCGCACCACACTGAGGACAGCTTCTTCTGCCGGTCAATCGCCCGGCTACTATCCGGTCATCTACCTTTAAGTTCAAAACAGCATCTATTTTTTCGCCGTTACCAGCCAACGATTCATCAAGCTTGTCGGCCTGATTAACGGTCCTGGGAAAACCATCCAGCACAAAACCAGCCTGTGGTGTCTTTTTAATCGCACCAGCCATCATTTCAACTATTACATCATCCGGCACAAGCCCGCCGGAATCCATATACGTTTGGGCTCTTTTGCCCAACTCGCTCCCTGTAGCTCTTTCCTGCCGCAGGATGTCTCCGCTGGATAAATGGAGCAAGCCATATCTTTCAACGATGCGCTTACACTGCGTTCCTTTGCCGGCTCCCGGAGCACCCAATAAGACTATCCTCACGAATAGGCTCCTTTAATTCTGCCGGTTTCACTAAAACCATCGTAGCTGCGCATCAGGAGGTTGGCCTCTATTTTCTGCACCATGTCCAGCGAGACACTGATAACTATCAATAAACCAGTGCCGCCCAGGAAAGACGCAATTCTCCAGTCAACTCCTAATAATATTGTAATCACCGACGGCACAACGGCAATTACGGCTAAGAATGCGGCTCCAAAATAAGTGATTCTAATCATCACCTTTTCCAAATAATCAGCGGTCCTTCGGCCCGGACGAAGCCCCGGGATAAAGCTGCCAGAATCCCGCAAATTTTTGGCCATCTCCTTCGGCTGAAACTGTATTGTTGTCCAAAAGTAAGCAAATAAGAATATCAATAACATATACACAACATTATAAGTATAAGCACCGGGCCCAAAAGCATTCTGCAAATTCATAAGAAATACCGAAGATGGGAACCTGCTTGCCAACTGGCCGACAACTATCGGCGGGAACATCATAAAGCTCGATGCGAAAATTATCGGCATCACTCCGCCGTGATTGACCCTGAGCGGCAGATACTGTCTTTGGCCACCATACATTCTATGACCGCGCATCTGCTTTGCGTACTGAATAGGTATTCTGCGCTGGCCTTGAGTTATCAGTATGGCGCCTGCAACAACAAATACAAACGCCGCTATCAGGAACAATATTTTTGCCGGGCCTACGGTTCCGGGCGGTGCACCAACGCTGAAGTCAACATTCCGCCAAAGCGTCTGGACGGCCCAGGGCATTCTGTCGATAATGCCAGCCATAATTATTAAACTGACACCATTGCCTATGCCGTATTCATCTATCTGCTCGCCGAGCCACATCAGGAAAATGGTACCGGCTGTCATACTTACAATACCCAGTATCATAGCCTGAGTTTGCATGCCGGCATAGATATAGGCCCCCATCCCAAACATCCTCATATACATTATAGCCTGAAAAACACATACCGGCACCGTCAGATAGCGTGTGTACTCCTGTATTTTCTTGTAGCCGGTCTGGCCCTCCTGTCGCAATTTTTTCAAGGCCGGAACAACCTCAGCCAGCAGCATAAGGAAAATCGATGCCATAATATAGGGCATAATTCCCAGGCCAAACAAACTGCTATGGCTCAAGGTTCCGCCTGTGAACATTTGGAGATATTCAGCAGCTCTGCCTATAGGGCTATCTGTGTCTCTTGTGCCGACGGCGGCTTCCATCTTCGCCTGGTCAAAACACGGCGTAGGGATATGGAAGCCAATCCTGTATATCATCAGCAACGCAAAAGTAAAAAGAATCTTGTTGCGCAAGTCTGGGATTCTGAATATGTTAACTACCGCTCCAAGCATTTTTTAATATTCGCCTCTAATTTCTCACTTTTATAATAATCACAGTCGTTTACTCTATTGTTTTCGCGGTGCCTCCGGAAGCTACAATCTTCTGTTCGGCAGATTTACTGAATTTATGAGCTGTTACCAGCAGTTTCTTTGTCAGTTCACCATCGCCAAGAATTTTGACTTTATTCCTGAGGCTGTCAATCAACCCGGCGCTGGATAACTGTTCCACGCCAACGGTAGTGCCCTCGTCAAATATCTCCAATTGTGATACATTTACGGTTTTATAACGGGTTTCGAACTTGAAATTACTGAAGCCGCGTTTGGGCAACCGCCTGAATAGAGGCATCTGCCCGCCCTCAAAAAGCGATACAGAAAAGGACCCGGCCCTGCTGAGGCTGCCTTTGTGGCCTCGGGTACTGGTTTTCCCATGACCTGAACCAACGCCTCTACCAACACGCCTGCGAGCTTTATGTTTACCTACGGCAGAAGTTATTTCGAAATTCAGCATTTAAATCATCACCACCTTTTAACAGCTTCAACTTCTACACCACGAAGAGATTCAATCGTTTCTCTACTGCGCAACTTCAGCAATCCTCTTAACGTAGCTTTGACAACATTTTTAGCGGAGGTGCTTCCGTAAACTTTTGTAAGTACATCCTGCACGCCGGATAATTCGAGCACTGCTCGAGCACTTGAACCGGCGATAACCCCTGTACCGGGGCTGGCCGGAACCAGCGTTACCTTTGTTGCTCCATATTTGCCTTGGACCTGGTACGGAATCGTCCGGCCAAGCAGAACTATTTTGCACAAAGATTTCTTGGCATCTTTTACACCCTTCTCAACGGCT
The sequence above is a segment of the Phycisphaerae bacterium genome. Coding sequences within it:
- a CDS encoding adenylate kinase; protein product: MRIVLLGAPGAGKGTQCKRIVERYGLLHLSSGDILRQERATGSELGKRAQTYMDSGGLVPDDVIVEMMAGAIKKTPQAGFVLDGFPRTVNQADKLDESLAGNGEKIDAVLNLKVDDRIVAGRLTGRRSCPQCGAVYHIENLKPKVEGKCDRDGTALVQRADDGLEVVKNRLKTYHRQTEPVVDYYRKNNTVYDFDANEEAGSVTALLFENLDALAGNKV
- the map gene encoding type I methionyl aminopeptidase produces the protein MAITLRSRREIELIRKAGVVVADVLLKLQEVAEPGVTTGWLDSMASQITTEAGATALFKGVRSPYAPAPFPSAICASINEQVVHGIPSETAVLKNGDILSIDFGAKLDGYCGDAAVTVAIGEITEDKRRLIDATKHLLDIAIARAKPGVKWSQIAAEMQGYAESAGFSVVKDFVGHGIGKKMHEEPKVPNFVSDELLRCDIILTEGMILAVEPMVNAGTSDVRTLKNGWVVVTKDGKCSAHFEHTIAIVKNGCEVLTVK
- the secY gene encoding preprotein translocase subunit SecY, with translation MLGAVVNIFRIPDLRNKILFTFALLMIYRIGFHIPTPCFDQAKMEAAVGTRDTDSPIGRAAEYLQMFTGGTLSHSSLFGLGIMPYIMASIFLMLLAEVVPALKKLRQEGQTGYKKIQEYTRYLTVPVCVFQAIMYMRMFGMGAYIYAGMQTQAMILGIVSMTAGTIFLMWLGEQIDEYGIGNGVSLIIMAGIIDRMPWAVQTLWRNVDFSVGAPPGTVGPAKILFLIAAFVFVVAGAILITQGQRRIPIQYAKQMRGHRMYGGQRQYLPLRVNHGGVMPIIFASSFMMFPPIVVGQLASRFPSSVFLMNLQNAFGPGAYTYNVVYMLLIFLFAYFWTTIQFQPKEMAKNLRDSGSFIPGLRPGRRTADYLEKVMIRITYFGAAFLAVIAVVPSVITILLGVDWRIASFLGGTGLLIVISVSLDMVQKIEANLLMRSYDGFSETGRIKGAYS
- the rplO gene encoding 50S ribosomal protein L15; this translates as MLNFEITSAVGKHKARRRVGRGVGSGHGKTSTRGHKGSLSRAGSFSVSLFEGGQMPLFRRLPKRGFSNFKFETRYKTVNVSQLEIFDEGTTVGVEQLSSAGLIDSLRNKVKILGDGELTKKLLVTAHKFSKSAEQKIVASGGTAKTIE
- the rpsE gene encoding 30S ribosomal protein S5; this translates as MEDTVVKVFRCAKVVKGGRRFSFAAMVVVGDHAGTVGVGYGKANEVPLAVEKGVKDAKKSLCKIVLLGRTIPYQVQGKYGATKVTLVPASPGTGVIAGSSARAVLELSGVQDVLTKVYGSTSAKNVVKATLRGLLKLRSRETIESLRGVEVEAVKRW